Proteins encoded together in one Impatiens glandulifera chromosome 1, dImpGla2.1, whole genome shotgun sequence window:
- the LOC124936620 gene encoding zingipain-2-like has translation MTTPATTTTILLLFFSATLSIVMADMSIIEYDNKHPSKSRSDEEMMDIYKTWMTKHGKAYNGIEESEKRFNIFKDNFLFVNAHNSEERTYKVGLNMFADLTDEEYRSYYLGMKYDARDHFVQSKLASKRYAASSGENLPESVDWRKEGAVGSIKNQGECGSCWAFSAVAAVEGINKIVTGELIDLSEQELIDCDRALNKGCKGGRMERAFKFITSNGGIDTESDYPYLVADGVCNTTKLNKKMVSIDSYEFVPANNEYDLKKAVAHQPISVAIEAYGREFRLYESGIFTGNCGTALDHAVAAVGYGSEHGVDYWIVRNSWGENWGEEGYVRLKRNVFSRKGKCGIAMLASYPVKLSPNPAQSSSTIFSLSVLYPSSRTHSLVNS, from the exons ATGACCACTCCGGCGACCACCACCACCATCCTCCTCCTCTTTTTCTCGGCCACCCTTAGCATCGTGATGGCGGACATGTCAATCATCGAGTATGACAACAAACACCCCTCAAAATCTCGGAGCGACGAAGAAATGATGGATATttacaaaacatggatgacaaAACATGGTAAAGCTTACAATGGGATTGAGGAATCCGAAAAGCGCTTCAATATTTTTAAGGATAATTTTCTCTTTGTCAATGCTCATAACTCGGAGGAACGGACCTACAAGGTTGGATTGAATATGTTTGCCGATCTAACCGACGAAGAGTACCGATCATACTACCTTGGCATGAAATATGATGCTCGTGACCATTTTGTTCAGTCAAAGCTGGCCAGCAAAAGGTATGCTGCCTCCTCCGGTGAAAATCTTCCGGAGTCGGTTGACTGGAGGAAGGAAGGCGCCGTTGGATCAATTAAGAACCAGGGAGAATGCG GAAGTTGTTGGGCTTTCTCGGCGGTTGCGGCGGTGGAAGGAATCAACAAGATAGTGACGGGAGAACTTATTGATTTATCCGAGCAAGAACTTATCGACTGCGACCGAGCTCTCAACAAGGGCTGCAAAGGCGGACGAATGGAACGTGCTTTCAAATTCATTACTAGCAACGGTGGTATAGACACCGAGTCAGATTATCCTTATCTCGTCGCGGACGGCGTATGCAATACCACTAAA TTGAATAAGAAGATGGTGAGCATAGACAGTTACGAATTCGTTCCTGCCAACAACGAATATGATTTGAAAAAAGCGGTCGCACATCAGCCAATCAGCGTCGCCATTGAAGCTTATGGCAGGGAATTTAGACTTTATGAGTCG GGTATTTTCACGGGCAATTGTGGAACCGCGTTGGACCATGCGGTGGCGGCGGTGGGGTATGGAAGTGAGCACGGAGTTGATTATTGGATCGTTAGAAACTCGTGGGGAGAGAATTGGGGTGAAGAAGGATATGTTAGGTTGAAGCGAAACGTCTTTTCAAGAAAGGGTAAATGCGGTATAGCTATGCTCGCTTCTTATCCCGTCAAG